One Dysosmobacter welbionis DNA segment encodes these proteins:
- a CDS encoding PF20097 family protein produces the protein MCILVKCPNCGKEMEEGTLHTRNYPFWTQQELRFFRAPTDTVELGPIGDDTTSVFTRDPFPEFPHAMLCRECGLVTFPCSLIETSKKDSK, from the coding sequence ATGTGTATTCTGGTGAAATGCCCAAACTGCGGAAAGGAAATGGAAGAGGGAACTCTGCACACCCGGAATTACCCTTTCTGGACGCAGCAGGAGCTCCGATTCTTTCGGGCCCCCACAGACACCGTGGAGCTGGGCCCCATTGGCGATGACACCACCAGCGTGTTTACACGGGATCCGTTCCCGGAATTTCCCCATGCCATGCTCTGCCGGGAATGCGGCCTTGTCACCTTCCCGTGCAGCTTGATTGAAACCTCCAAAAAAGATAGCAAATAG